One part of the Desulfonema ishimotonii genome encodes these proteins:
- a CDS encoding sucrose synthase: MSNILSDLIDEKEHKDFKDFIFVLGQMERKYLLRNDILLKFQEFFREKKKSHNFLTQSSMVHFLKQVPEMFISSDYLLILHRYAIGKYHFYRSGLAGDYIEKISTADYLKYKDRYVLGAATWRSKPPLKVDFMPFYDFSPSMRDSKNIGNGIRFLNKHLSSSLFQNPDKWGRKLFEFIKLHKINSNPLLINGDILRTPDEFLEELEKTLKWIREAAPEIPYTELEERLKKSGFEGGWGKDAARIRETMELVYDLFSEPDSDLLEKFISRLPMISKIAIISPHGWFGQENVLGKPDTGGQVIYILDQVRALEKFLTRNFQMAGVDIKPKIIVLTRQIPLAENTTCDQRSEKIFGTDDCWILRVPFKDKNMEIVKHWISRFHVWPYLDRFAYDSQRELLSEFQGKPDLIIGNYSDGNLVATLLSDQLDVIQCTIAHALEKTKYLLSDLYWEEMEKDYNFSIQFTADMITMNKSDFVIASTYQEIAGTETSIGQYESHQFFTLPGLYQAVSGVNLFTPKFNIVPPGVDENNYFPYYEREKRVTGKTEYWENRLFTDKSNDIYGWLKDPGKIPIFTMARFDKIKNITGLIEAFGQYPELREKCNLIFAAGTIRVEESGDREEQEQIRTAYRLFDKLDLHGHARWLPSINKADTGEVYRIFADRGGIFVQPALFEAFGLTILEAMLSGLPTFGPQFGGPSEIIEDRVSGFLMNTSKPGLIASVIRDFVQDCEKDKGHWKTIAEAGIDRVREKFTWNLYSRKLISLTKLYGFWRYSAAEEGMVKMDRYCDLLYHLLIKNRADAL; this comes from the coding sequence ATGAGCAATATTTTATCAGATTTGATTGACGAGAAAGAACACAAGGATTTTAAAGATTTTATTTTTGTTCTCGGTCAGATGGAACGCAAGTATCTGCTTCGGAATGATATTCTCTTAAAATTCCAGGAATTTTTCAGGGAGAAAAAAAAATCCCATAATTTTCTGACGCAATCCTCAATGGTGCATTTTCTGAAGCAGGTTCCGGAGATGTTCATCTCCAGTGATTATCTGCTGATCCTTCACCGGTATGCCATCGGCAAATACCATTTTTACCGGTCCGGCCTGGCCGGTGACTATATCGAAAAAATCTCAACCGCCGACTATCTGAAATATAAAGACCGGTATGTCCTGGGGGCGGCCACTTGGCGGAGCAAGCCGCCGCTGAAAGTCGATTTCATGCCTTTTTACGATTTTTCGCCCTCCATGCGCGACAGCAAAAATATCGGTAACGGCATCCGGTTCCTGAACAAGCATCTCTCCAGCAGCCTTTTCCAGAACCCTGACAAATGGGGCCGGAAGCTGTTCGAGTTCATCAAACTCCACAAAATCAACAGCAACCCCCTGCTGATCAACGGGGACATCCTGAGAACGCCGGATGAGTTTCTGGAAGAACTGGAGAAAACCCTCAAGTGGATCAGAGAGGCGGCCCCGGAAATTCCCTATACCGAGCTTGAGGAGCGGCTGAAGAAAAGCGGCTTTGAGGGCGGCTGGGGAAAAGATGCCGCCCGGATCCGGGAGACGATGGAGCTGGTCTACGATCTGTTCAGCGAACCGGACAGCGACCTGCTGGAAAAGTTTATCTCCCGCCTCCCCATGATTTCCAAAATTGCCATCATTTCCCCCCATGGCTGGTTCGGACAGGAAAATGTGCTGGGCAAGCCCGACACGGGCGGCCAGGTCATTTACATTCTGGACCAGGTGCGCGCCCTGGAAAAATTTCTGACCCGGAACTTCCAGATGGCCGGGGTGGATATAAAACCCAAAATTATCGTGCTGACCCGGCAGATCCCCCTTGCGGAAAATACGACCTGTGACCAGCGAAGCGAGAAAATCTTCGGCACGGATGACTGCTGGATTCTCCGCGTTCCGTTCAAAGACAAGAATATGGAGATCGTGAAACACTGGATATCCCGGTTCCATGTCTGGCCCTATCTGGACCGGTTCGCCTATGACAGCCAGCGGGAGCTGCTCAGCGAATTTCAGGGAAAGCCCGACCTTATCATCGGCAATTACTCGGACGGCAACCTGGTGGCCACCCTGCTGTCGGACCAGCTGGACGTGATCCAGTGTACCATTGCCCACGCGCTGGAGAAGACCAAATACCTGCTGTCCGATCTCTACTGGGAGGAGATGGAGAAGGACTATAATTTTTCAATCCAGTTCACGGCGGATATGATCACCATGAACAAATCCGATTTCGTCATCGCCAGCACCTATCAGGAGATCGCCGGGACCGAGACGAGCATCGGTCAGTATGAATCCCACCAGTTCTTCACCCTGCCGGGGCTGTATCAGGCGGTGTCCGGTGTCAATCTCTTTACCCCCAAGTTCAACATCGTGCCCCCCGGGGTGGATGAAAACAACTATTTCCCTTATTATGAACGGGAGAAGCGGGTAACGGGCAAGACCGAATACTGGGAAAACCGGCTGTTTACCGACAAAAGCAATGATATTTACGGCTGGCTGAAAGATCCCGGCAAAATCCCCATCTTCACCATGGCCCGTTTCGACAAGATCAAAAACATCACCGGGCTGATTGAGGCCTTCGGGCAGTATCCCGAACTCAGAGAAAAGTGCAACCTGATCTTTGCCGCCGGAACCATCCGCGTTGAAGAGTCCGGTGACCGGGAGGAGCAGGAGCAGATCCGCACGGCATACCGTCTTTTTGATAAACTGGATCTCCACGGACATGCCCGCTGGCTCCCCAGCATCAACAAGGCCGACACGGGCGAGGTATACCGCATCTTTGCCGACCGTGGCGGCATCTTTGTTCAGCCCGCCCTGTTTGAGGCGTTCGGTCTGACCATCCTGGAGGCCATGCTCTCCGGCCTGCCCACCTTCGGCCCCCAGTTCGGCGGACCGTCGGAAATTATTGAGGACAGGGTCAGCGGCTTCCTGATGAACACCAGTAAACCGGGGCTGATCGCATCGGTGATCCGGGATTTTGTTCAGGACTGCGAAAAGGACAAGGGGCATTGGAAAACCATTGCCGAAGCCGGCATTGATAGGGTGCGGGAGAAGTTTACCTGGAATCTCTACAGCCGGAAGCTTATCAGCCTGACCAAACTCTACGGCTTCTGGCGCTATTCGGCAGCGGAAGAGGGCATGGTCAAAATGGACCGTTACTGCGACCTGCTCTACCATCTGCTGATCAAAAACCGTGCCGATGCGTTGTAA